A stretch of the Arachis stenosperma cultivar V10309 chromosome 6, arast.V10309.gnm1.PFL2, whole genome shotgun sequence genome encodes the following:
- the LOC130935953 gene encoding uncharacterized protein LOC130935953 isoform X2 — protein MPEVPSLVSLCIDTLARQLFLRDNDHDDDDDDDDGAVISVIYDLPFDLVNTLITRLPPFALLKFHLHMPFQDQIEEGFSHDELTNKRKRGRDWNLNTIWRNFFKLRWPHLIDQMQPADWLQAYWENHLQNCLDEAAEIALVPSFNGYLGNIQIPDTILKHIGFGERTNHSTCDHCKLSYHCLRFGSHASRLRLQNVLCTAETSDLLRECKLQILVLRCIRSKEQIDGLCKLLAQHKSVQRHGIQNFSIIASNFLEPCAVSLPSGLVSFLSSGRSLCSLKFSDSHLGRSFAKSLLVTILNHLPRISVLDLSDNRIGGWLYDVNRIFASRSNLCPGNGKSLQMLRVLNLRGNNLQKDDVENLRYALGHMPNLEELDISDNSIEDDGIRSLVPYFVGAAETCSHLSHLKFENCELSHDGVNNLLDALSTFKGPLKSLSIADNYLGSQVAGALGKFMSTPIEVLDVAGIGLGSSGFSELQDLIKEEVKLVKINISKNRGGMETLKFLSKLLSHAPRLVYVNAASNLLPIESLAIIFSTLKSYKGNLEHLDLSGHIWDYQQDRVSIDTEFVHNGKPRLILPLPSASIVPYDDDP, from the exons ATGCCGGAGGTCCCTTCTTTAGTTTCTCTCTGCATCGACACACTCGCTCGCCAACTCTTCCTCC GGGATAACGACCAtgacgacgacgacgacgacgacgatgGTGCTGTTATTTCTGTTATATACGACCTTCCTTTCGATTTGGTCAACACCTTAATCACTCGTTTGCCTCCATTCGCATTGCTAAAGTTCCACCTTCACAt GCCATTTCAAGACCAGATTGAGGAAGGATTTTCTCATGATGAATTAACCAACAAGAGGAAACGTGGAAG GGATTGGAATCTAAATACAATTTGGCGGAATTTTTTTAAACTACGGTGGCCTCATCTCATTGACCAGATGCAACCAGCAGACTGGCTGCAAGCTTATTGGGAAAACCATTTACAGAA CTGTTTAGATGAAGCAGCAGAAATAGCACTAGTCCCGTCTTTTAATGGGTATCTTGGCAACATACAGATTCCAG ATACAATATTGAAACATATTGGTTTTGGGGAACGAACAAATCATTCAACTTGTGACCATTGTAAATTATCTTACCATTGCCTTCGATTTGGCAGTCATGCGAG TCGTCTGAGGCTGCAAAATGTTCTGTGTACTGCAGAAACTAGT GATTTATTAAGGGAATGCAAGCTGCAGATTCTGGTGCTAAGATGTATTAGATCCAAGGAACAA ATTGATGGATTATGCAAACTTCTCGCTCAACATA AGAGTGTACAAAGACATGGGATACAAAACTTCTCAATTATTGCCTCAAATTTTCTGGAACCATGTGCAGTATCTTTACCTAGTGGACTTGTGTCATTTTTGTCTTCAGGAAG GTCCCTGTGCTCATTAAAATTTTCTGACAGCCACCTTGGACGGAGTTTTGCAAAATCTCTTCTTGTGACTATTCTGAACCATTTGCCTAGAATATCTGTCCTTGACCTTTCTGATAATAGG ATAGGAGGATGGCTTTATGACGTTAACAGGATTTTTGCAAGCCGTTCGAATCTGTGTCCAGGAAATGGAAAGTCCTTGCAAATGTTGCGTGTACTCAACCTGAG GGGGAACAATTTACAGAAAGATGACGTGGAAAATCTTAGATATGCTCTTGGTCACATGCCTAACTTGGAGGAACTGGATATAAGTGACAATTCCATTGAGGATGATGGGATCAG GAGTTTAGTTCCCTATTTTGTTGGAGCAGCTGAGACTTGCTCTCACTTGTCACATTTGAAATTTGAGAATTGTGAGCTGTCCCATGATGGGGTGAATAATCTTCTAGATGCCCTTTCTACCTTCAAAGGACCATTGAaatctctgtctattgctgacaATTACCTTGGGAG TCAAGTGGCTGGAGCTTTGGGAAAATTTATGAGCACCCCTATCGAAGTGCTTGATGTTGCAGGCATTGGATTGGGTTCATCTGGTTTTTCGGAGCTTCAAGATCTAATAAAGGAGGAGGTTAAGCTGGTGAAAATTAATATAAG CAAAAACCGTGGTGGCATGGAGACTTTGAAGTTTTTGTCAAAATTGCTGTCACATGCTCCGCGACTAGTTTATGTGAATGCAGCAAGCAATCTTTTGCCGATAGAATCATTGGCCATCATCTTTTCTACATTAAAATCTTATAAAG GTAATCTTGAGCACTTGGACTTGTCGGGACATATATGGGACTACCAGCAGGATCGTGTTTCCATCGACACTGAATTTGTACATAATGGCAAACCTAGGCTGATTCTTCCGTTACCATCAGCCTCTATTGTACCCTATGACGATGATCCTTAG
- the LOC130935953 gene encoding uncharacterized protein LOC130935953 isoform X1, translating into MPEVPSLVSLCIDTLARQLFLRDNDHDDDDDDDDGAVISVIYDLPFDLVNTLITRLPPFALLKFHLHMPFQDQIEEGFSHDELTNKRKRGRDWNLNTIWRNFFKLRWPHLIDQMQPADWLQAYWENHLQNCLDEAAEIALVPSFNGYLGNIQIPDTILKHIGFGERTNHSTCDHCKLSYHCLRFGSHASRLRLQNVLCTAETSDLLRECKLQILVLRCIRSKEQIDGLCKLLAQHSKTLTSLEFVHCTISADFINGLCGSMVTESVQRHGIQNFSIIASNFLEPCAVSLPSGLVSFLSSGRSLCSLKFSDSHLGRSFAKSLLVTILNHLPRISVLDLSDNRIGGWLYDVNRIFASRSNLCPGNGKSLQMLRVLNLRGNNLQKDDVENLRYALGHMPNLEELDISDNSIEDDGIRSLVPYFVGAAETCSHLSHLKFENCELSHDGVNNLLDALSTFKGPLKSLSIADNYLGSQVAGALGKFMSTPIEVLDVAGIGLGSSGFSELQDLIKEEVKLVKINISKNRGGMETLKFLSKLLSHAPRLVYVNAASNLLPIESLAIIFSTLKSYKGNLEHLDLSGHIWDYQQDRVSIDTEFVHNGKPRLILPLPSASIVPYDDDP; encoded by the exons ATGCCGGAGGTCCCTTCTTTAGTTTCTCTCTGCATCGACACACTCGCTCGCCAACTCTTCCTCC GGGATAACGACCAtgacgacgacgacgacgacgacgatgGTGCTGTTATTTCTGTTATATACGACCTTCCTTTCGATTTGGTCAACACCTTAATCACTCGTTTGCCTCCATTCGCATTGCTAAAGTTCCACCTTCACAt GCCATTTCAAGACCAGATTGAGGAAGGATTTTCTCATGATGAATTAACCAACAAGAGGAAACGTGGAAG GGATTGGAATCTAAATACAATTTGGCGGAATTTTTTTAAACTACGGTGGCCTCATCTCATTGACCAGATGCAACCAGCAGACTGGCTGCAAGCTTATTGGGAAAACCATTTACAGAA CTGTTTAGATGAAGCAGCAGAAATAGCACTAGTCCCGTCTTTTAATGGGTATCTTGGCAACATACAGATTCCAG ATACAATATTGAAACATATTGGTTTTGGGGAACGAACAAATCATTCAACTTGTGACCATTGTAAATTATCTTACCATTGCCTTCGATTTGGCAGTCATGCGAG TCGTCTGAGGCTGCAAAATGTTCTGTGTACTGCAGAAACTAGT GATTTATTAAGGGAATGCAAGCTGCAGATTCTGGTGCTAAGATGTATTAGATCCAAGGAACAA ATTGATGGATTATGCAAACTTCTCGCTCAACATAGTAAAACATTAACGTCCCTGGAATTTGTTCACTGCACAATTTCAGCCGATTTTATTAATGGATTATGTGGTTCTATGGTCACAGAGAGTGTACAAAGACATGGGATACAAAACTTCTCAATTATTGCCTCAAATTTTCTGGAACCATGTGCAGTATCTTTACCTAGTGGACTTGTGTCATTTTTGTCTTCAGGAAG GTCCCTGTGCTCATTAAAATTTTCTGACAGCCACCTTGGACGGAGTTTTGCAAAATCTCTTCTTGTGACTATTCTGAACCATTTGCCTAGAATATCTGTCCTTGACCTTTCTGATAATAGG ATAGGAGGATGGCTTTATGACGTTAACAGGATTTTTGCAAGCCGTTCGAATCTGTGTCCAGGAAATGGAAAGTCCTTGCAAATGTTGCGTGTACTCAACCTGAG GGGGAACAATTTACAGAAAGATGACGTGGAAAATCTTAGATATGCTCTTGGTCACATGCCTAACTTGGAGGAACTGGATATAAGTGACAATTCCATTGAGGATGATGGGATCAG GAGTTTAGTTCCCTATTTTGTTGGAGCAGCTGAGACTTGCTCTCACTTGTCACATTTGAAATTTGAGAATTGTGAGCTGTCCCATGATGGGGTGAATAATCTTCTAGATGCCCTTTCTACCTTCAAAGGACCATTGAaatctctgtctattgctgacaATTACCTTGGGAG TCAAGTGGCTGGAGCTTTGGGAAAATTTATGAGCACCCCTATCGAAGTGCTTGATGTTGCAGGCATTGGATTGGGTTCATCTGGTTTTTCGGAGCTTCAAGATCTAATAAAGGAGGAGGTTAAGCTGGTGAAAATTAATATAAG CAAAAACCGTGGTGGCATGGAGACTTTGAAGTTTTTGTCAAAATTGCTGTCACATGCTCCGCGACTAGTTTATGTGAATGCAGCAAGCAATCTTTTGCCGATAGAATCATTGGCCATCATCTTTTCTACATTAAAATCTTATAAAG GTAATCTTGAGCACTTGGACTTGTCGGGACATATATGGGACTACCAGCAGGATCGTGTTTCCATCGACACTGAATTTGTACATAATGGCAAACCTAGGCTGATTCTTCCGTTACCATCAGCCTCTATTGTACCCTATGACGATGATCCTTAG
- the LOC130935953 gene encoding uncharacterized protein LOC130935953 isoform X3, whose product MPEVPSLVSLCIDTLARQLFLRDNDHDDDDDDDDGAVISVIYDLPFDLVNTLITRLPPFALLKFHLHMPFQDQIEEGFSHDELTNKRKRGRDWNLNTIWRNFFKLRWPHLIDQMQPADWLQAYWENHLQNCLDEAAEIALVPSFNGYLGNIQIPDTILKHIGFGERTNHSTCDHCKLSYHCLRFGSHASRLRLQNVLCTAETSDLLRECKLQILVLRCIRSKEQIDGLCKLLAQHSKTLTSLEFVHCTISADFINGLCGSMVTESVQRHGIQNFSIIASNFLEPCAVSLPSGLVSFLSSGRSLCSLKFSDSHLGRSFAKSLLVTILNHLPRISVLDLSDNRIGGWLYDVNRIFASRSNLCPGNGKSLQMLRVLNLRGNNLQKDDVENLRYALGHMPNLEELDISDNSIEDDGIRSLVPYFVGAAETCSHLSHLKFENCELSHDGVNNLLDALSTFKGPLKSLSIADNYLGSQVAGALGKFMSTPIEVLDVAGIGLGSSGFSELQDLIKEEVKLVKINISKNRGGMETLKFLSKLLSHAPRLVYVNAASNLLPIESLAIIFSTLKSYKVYLHTFANRTCLMLGSFLA is encoded by the exons ATGCCGGAGGTCCCTTCTTTAGTTTCTCTCTGCATCGACACACTCGCTCGCCAACTCTTCCTCC GGGATAACGACCAtgacgacgacgacgacgacgacgatgGTGCTGTTATTTCTGTTATATACGACCTTCCTTTCGATTTGGTCAACACCTTAATCACTCGTTTGCCTCCATTCGCATTGCTAAAGTTCCACCTTCACAt GCCATTTCAAGACCAGATTGAGGAAGGATTTTCTCATGATGAATTAACCAACAAGAGGAAACGTGGAAG GGATTGGAATCTAAATACAATTTGGCGGAATTTTTTTAAACTACGGTGGCCTCATCTCATTGACCAGATGCAACCAGCAGACTGGCTGCAAGCTTATTGGGAAAACCATTTACAGAA CTGTTTAGATGAAGCAGCAGAAATAGCACTAGTCCCGTCTTTTAATGGGTATCTTGGCAACATACAGATTCCAG ATACAATATTGAAACATATTGGTTTTGGGGAACGAACAAATCATTCAACTTGTGACCATTGTAAATTATCTTACCATTGCCTTCGATTTGGCAGTCATGCGAG TCGTCTGAGGCTGCAAAATGTTCTGTGTACTGCAGAAACTAGT GATTTATTAAGGGAATGCAAGCTGCAGATTCTGGTGCTAAGATGTATTAGATCCAAGGAACAA ATTGATGGATTATGCAAACTTCTCGCTCAACATAGTAAAACATTAACGTCCCTGGAATTTGTTCACTGCACAATTTCAGCCGATTTTATTAATGGATTATGTGGTTCTATGGTCACAGAGAGTGTACAAAGACATGGGATACAAAACTTCTCAATTATTGCCTCAAATTTTCTGGAACCATGTGCAGTATCTTTACCTAGTGGACTTGTGTCATTTTTGTCTTCAGGAAG GTCCCTGTGCTCATTAAAATTTTCTGACAGCCACCTTGGACGGAGTTTTGCAAAATCTCTTCTTGTGACTATTCTGAACCATTTGCCTAGAATATCTGTCCTTGACCTTTCTGATAATAGG ATAGGAGGATGGCTTTATGACGTTAACAGGATTTTTGCAAGCCGTTCGAATCTGTGTCCAGGAAATGGAAAGTCCTTGCAAATGTTGCGTGTACTCAACCTGAG GGGGAACAATTTACAGAAAGATGACGTGGAAAATCTTAGATATGCTCTTGGTCACATGCCTAACTTGGAGGAACTGGATATAAGTGACAATTCCATTGAGGATGATGGGATCAG GAGTTTAGTTCCCTATTTTGTTGGAGCAGCTGAGACTTGCTCTCACTTGTCACATTTGAAATTTGAGAATTGTGAGCTGTCCCATGATGGGGTGAATAATCTTCTAGATGCCCTTTCTACCTTCAAAGGACCATTGAaatctctgtctattgctgacaATTACCTTGGGAG TCAAGTGGCTGGAGCTTTGGGAAAATTTATGAGCACCCCTATCGAAGTGCTTGATGTTGCAGGCATTGGATTGGGTTCATCTGGTTTTTCGGAGCTTCAAGATCTAATAAAGGAGGAGGTTAAGCTGGTGAAAATTAATATAAG CAAAAACCGTGGTGGCATGGAGACTTTGAAGTTTTTGTCAAAATTGCTGTCACATGCTCCGCGACTAGTTTATGTGAATGCAGCAAGCAATCTTTTGCCGATAGAATCATTGGCCATCATCTTTTCTACATTAAAATCTTATAAAG TATATCTTCATACCTTTGCAAATCGTACATGCCTAATGCTCGGAAGTTTCTTGGCATAA
- the LOC130936086 gene encoding GDSL esterase/lipase At4g28780-like — protein MIMRVEQVVMATMVVSIVVFGPKRGEGAAPRAFFVFGDSLVDSGNNNYLPTTARADSRPYGIDYPTHRPTGRFSNGFNLPDIISQRIGSEPTLPYLSPELNGPKLLVGANFASAGIGILNDTGVQFVRILRMYEQFELFEEYQERLSAEVGSERAKKIVNGALVLITLGGNDFVNNYFVTPFSPRSRQFTISQFSRYLISEYTKILQRLYELGARRVLVSGTGPLGCVPSQLASKSTNGDCVPELQEAAQIYNPLLVQMTRDLNSQVGSDVFVAVNAFIMNMDFITKPQTFGFVTSKVACCGQGRYNGIGTCTSLSNLCPNRDIYAFWDAFHPTQRALGFIVDAIFSGTNDVMSPMNLTTVMALDSNI, from the exons ATGATTATGAGAGTGGAGCAGGTGGTGATGGCCACAATGGTGGTGAGTATTGTTGTTTTTGGTCCAAAGAGAGGTGAGGGAGCTGCTCCCAGAGCTTTCTTTGTGTTTGGAGACTCTCTCGTTGATAGTGGCAATAACAATTACTTGCCAACCACGGCACGCGCCGATTCTCGGCCCTATGGCATCGATTATCCCACTCATCGTCCTACCGGTCGCTTCTCCAATGGCTTCAACCTACCTGACATTATAA GCCAGAGAATTGGGTCTGAGCCCACATTACCGTATCTGAGCCCAGAGTTAAATGGGCCAAAGCTCTTAGTTGGGGCCAACTTTGCTTCTGCTGGGATTGGAATCCTCAATGACACTGGCGTCCAATTT GTGAGGATCTTAAGAATGTATGAGCAGTTTGAGTTGTTTGAAGAATACCAAGAACGTTTAAGTGCAGAAGTGGGGTCAGAAAGGGCAAAGAAAATTGTGAATGGAGCATTGGTGCTGATAACACTTGGTGGTAACGACTTCGTTAACAACTATTTTGTCACTCCATTTTCCCCTAGGTCTCGCCAATTCACCATTTCCCAATTCTCTCGCTACCTTATCTCTGAGTACACTAAAATTCTCCAG AGGTTGTATGAGTTGGGGGCTCGGAGGGTGTTGGTGTCAGGAACAGGTCCATTGGGGTGTGTTCCGTCACAGCTTGCCTCAAAGAGCACCAATGGTGACTGTGTGCCCGAGTTACAAGAAGCTGCCCAGATTTACAACCCTCTCCTTGTTCAGATGACTAGAGATCTCAACTCCCAAGTTGGTTCTGACGTTTTTGTCGCTGTCAATGCCTTCATTATGAACATGGATTTCATCACCAAACCTCAAACATTTG GTTTTGTTACATCAAAGGTAGCATGTTGTGGACAAGGTCGATACAATGGGATTGGAACGTGCACTTCATTGTCGAACCTTTGTCCAAACCGTGATATCTATGCTTTTTGGGATGCTTTCCACCCAACACAACGTGCTCTTGGTTTCATCGTCGATGCAATCTTTAGTGGAACTAACGACGTTATGAGCCCCATGAACCTTACCACCGTCATGGCCTTGGACTCCAACATTTAA